Genomic segment of Xiphias gladius isolate SHS-SW01 ecotype Sanya breed wild chromosome 16, ASM1685928v1, whole genome shotgun sequence:
TGatttaaaactgctgtaacCTTTGAGAATTTATGGAAGAGTGCAAAGGAGATAttgctcacaaaaaaaacaacagcagcagtgttagCATGGGTTTTTACAGTGCTAGCTGTGCTTACATGACTATTGTCAGGGAACCGGAATTTCTTAGATCCTTGGGCTTCTGTTGGGCTGATTCCAACTATGTATTTTGTCAGCTGTGTTGTTCTTTGATCACCAAGCCTAAATACTAGCATTATGTGTACATTTAACTCCAAATTAACCTCATATGTACAATCAATGTTAGAATGCCTAGGCTGCCTATCAGATTGGATCAGATGAAGGTGGATCCATGTGCTCACTAACAATTGTTTACTTTCTGATCCAGTTGCTGCTTGATGTTCCCATAAAGGTGTTTGACTTTTATAATGAGAATCTAAACTGATGACAACACAGTGTGgagcgcaaaaaaaaaagaaaaaagaactgtCTGAAAATAGCTGGCAAATGGAAAGATGTTTAAGTTCAGGGTCAGACCTCTGCAGAAGGTTACCTCACTCTTACATAGTTCACTCATTGTTCAGTACCAATCACTACCCAACAAGGACTTGGTTGCCCACATCTCTATCTGCTATATCTAAATTTGtccattttctccatttctttcacGTTCCCATTAAACttgcaattttaatttttgcttgtGCAGGCTATGTCCTATTGTGGTACATTCACGGGTTGTTTTGGCGGTTGCTCAGTGACGTTACTCTTACATTAGTCTACCTGGTATTCAGTGTGTTATCCACTGCATGTTCAGTGTCAGTCATTCAGTATGCTCTTCTTTCTTGCTGTCAACAGTGAGGTGGAACCAGAAAATCACACACGCTGAAGGTCACTATAATTGAATATGCTACTAttactacattttaaaatttgttaatCTGGTGAATACAAGTGTTAGACGAAGGCGAAACTTTCTGAGTCCTTTTAATTCAGacgttttttttattgtacacaACTGTCAATTAGATGATCATAAAATCAGTGTATGTGGCTGTAAAGTCATTATTTGTGGGCCATTTAGTCTAAGTTTCAATAAACTTACAGTTTCTCCCCAGTTTAATTGACTGCGATGGCAAATAAAGAAGAAACATTTCAGTAGATTAAAGCCACTGATGAAACACTTAGCAACAGTGGGAGAGATAAAAAGCGCTGTTAGGTTCTCTTtatcaaatcattttatttcactttaatgaTGTGGCTTATCTGTCTGCTCTCCATTCCAGCTCTGCAGCTGCTAAATCACCCACCAACTCTGACATGGCCAAGAAGAAGATGGACAGCATTGGGCAGAGTTGGATGGTGGCACTCATACTGCTCTGTCACCTAACAAAAGTAGGACCGCCTGCAGGCACTCAAGCACACAAGCaaatactgaaaacacacacacaccaaatattCTTCACTGAATAAGTTTATGTGTGGAGAaatcaaacacaggaaaagcTCCATGTaatatgtcagaaaacacaGCTGGTAGTAGTCAGATTTTCTtttcgttcttttttttttctcttttttttcgAATTGCCTTTGGATTAATGATTCAGTGAAAATGATTCTGTAGTGATAGAGCACACAGTTTATCTTGCTGTATAAATGTGCAGTATCTAAATTTTACAAATACTGTAGTTTACTATTCAGCTATGACTTTGTTCGAcctatttaaattttttcactGTATGTCAGTCTATGTGGGAGATTGAATAAAGGATTAAAAATCAGCTTCAGGTTGGTATCTGCTGTGTAATAAAAAGCTGGACACATCTGGTTGGCAATGTCTGCATGGATGTCATATTTTCCATTGAGCAGAAAAGGATTTAATGGAAGCGTGTGTATGTTAGACTCCCTCTCCAGGCATTCTAAGTAGGATGTGATGAATGTCTTAATAAATACCCAGGTGTCAAAATGTGCAGCCAAAATTGGATTCAGACACAAGTTTGCATGTAAATAGTgtaaaagctgctgtttttttgtctgttctcacctgttacaagtaaaagttacAAGCAAGATATTGAACActaaaagtaaagcaaaaacGAGGCAGTTTTGCGTATGAATCTGCAGCAAAGCTTCTGTACTGACAAAGGTCATTAGGAATTATAATTTtaacgtgtgtgtttgttgttttggtaaCTCCAGTTTAACTTGGAACAACTCCACAATTACAGCTCCTCAACCTTTTTCAAACATAAGCGTCAAACATGCTGTAAGGTGTTCTTTAGCTAAAGCAGACACATTATAAAGCATAGGctcaaaaataataacacacacacacacacacacacacacacacacacatttctgtaatAAAATACTCATGTCCAATAAATCTTCTGTGTGACATTTCCAGGACCTCTGGCTGAAACGATTTATTCgccttttatttctttccttgcAGTTTTTTGTGAAGGCAAGCCTGGAGGTCAATGAAACCCAGCACCAGCATCCAACCAATGTCTACCATGACATGGGATTGACCAGGAACAAGATAGTAACTGCGCAGTTTGAGTGCTATCAAAAGATAATGAAGGATAATACCTACAGCAGTCAAGGTAGCTGTGATGTTTCATGTTTCTGAACTTTAAAGCTGTCTAGATTGAACGGCAGTAAGAAAATACTGGAGAACACTACTTGCAGAAGTCTATGCTGCTAATATTGGGTTTAGTGTATTCAGTGGTCAGTTCATAAAGTTTTCGCAGTCCAAATTGCAAAGAGCACATTTTCAGTCTTATTTGGAAAGCTTTGCAAGAACAAAAGGGAAAGGATTTAGTAACTGAACTTCGTTGCACTGAAAGACTGAGCACTGTCTCATCTCTTTGCATGCACcttattgtaatgtttttgttttttcaaaaatagcaACTGAATAAGTAGTTTGATCCGTGTAATGCATGATTTCTAAATATCgaaaaaatctaaacatttaTGCTGTTAATTTTATTAGTTATTTGAAAATACTCACTAATATTGTGTCATTGCTTGGTAGCCCCTAACCCTCTCTATGGTTTTAGAGCCCATGTGTAATCGCACTTGGGATGGCTGGCTGTGTTGGGACGACACTAAGGCAGGAGTTATGTCAGAGCAGCACTGCCCAGACTACTTCCAGGATTTTGATCCGTCAGGTGAGATCTGTGGCTAAAACATGCCAAACATGCTAGGCCCATCTGTAAGTTTGGCAAAGTCGAGCAGCAGAGACTGAGCTATCCTGACTTTTTTACTCCCTAATATGAGTCAAATCTTCACCTTTAGTTTGTAATGCAGGATTTTACTTGTAAATTTGCAGCTTGTCAAGCCCATAAAGAGATAACCCTGATGGCATCAACAGTGCTAAAGCTCCTCaaaccacagaagacattatacaactgctTTTACAGGCTGAGCAGTGCTCCCGTGACTAAAACAACtgatcttcatgtgtaaaaatggTGGAGGGCCCCTTTATCTCTGagtgtttcccttttttgtttgaGTTATTCAGCCGGAAGAAGAACAATGACATGGGGGAACCCAGAAGTGGAATTGTTTTTAGAGGCTGAACATGTAAACCAACAGCCACAAATGACCATGAAACATAAGGCCTCATGACTATGAGTGGATAGAGACGTGGGTGTTTctactatatatactatatgtgtaaatattgcTTCACGTGTATTAAACTGACAAGGGGCGATGCTCTGTCTGTTTATGATGCAAGCTTTTATGCAAATGTATTAGTAGTGTTTACATCATAAATGCATCAATTCGTTTATTACAGTAAATGGATTTTAATTGCTGGAAGATTCCAAGCCCAAACGTAAGCACAGCACATTCTTCACCAGTATATGAAGAATTAGATTCAATCCCTCTAAGCATGGCTTTCAGTACTTTCAtgtgtattaatgtgttttggggtttgtttgtttgtttttttcatggagTTTCAGAATGTGATTTTACCTTTTCTGGGCctaaactctttttttaaacgGTTGTGTGTCAGTGGGCATCTTCCCGGCTTCATTTTCAAGTATCACTCTgccttttgatattttaacCTTTACCACTATATTTTCCACCCACTTTGCTGCTAATAATAAATTCCAAGATTCAGCCTGAAGGACTGAAATATTCTTAGAAAACATGGTTCAGAGTCAATGTAGAATGTCAAAACCAGCAGTGTATTTGGAAGGTGTTCTGTCTCTTATCTACTGTATGCATCATTCTACCTGCAGAGATGGTTACAAAGATTTGCACTGACAGTGGTCATTGGTTCCTGCATCCTGAGAGCAACCGCACATGGACCAATTACACCCGCTGCAATGAACACACCAATGAAGGCAGAGTGGTTGGTCACTTTATAATATGGCATTAAAAGTACATGTCACTGTAATTAATACAAACATGAGTGATGGTTAGCACTGATAGTAGATAGTAAAAGGTCAGTAATGTGCAAATTACATGCATCATTTGGAATGTGGAAGTAGACATTtatttcttatatatatatatatatatatatatatatatatatatatatatatatatatatagacacacacacaaaacaaaaaagcacaacTGAATACAAATGTCATGCTCATGTTGGCTGAAATGTACTGACATTATTCTGTGGTGAGGctaaaaatgtgcagtttgtcctgagggtgccactagaaagaaaaatatggctTCATTAAAGTAATGAAACCAAATCAAAATAGTTTATCCTCTGGGGATGCCTCTGGGTACGCTGAAAAGGTAATGGCAATCTACTTATCATAACATATGTAATGTGTTGATGGAAATTTTGGCCTAAGGTGGCGCTAGCAGAAAGGTCAGGGGGTTAAAAAATTAGAATTCATCATCTGGAAATTAGAGTTATCTGCAGCAAATGTCAATCTGGCCATTGaagtatatactgtacctcTGCATGGAGCAAAGGGTAGTGCTGTGGGAAAAGTTGGTCAGTTGGATGGTGCTGCTAACTACCTAACACTCAATGAACTTAAAATAGACTTTAATATGATTTGACTGTCATCCTTACATAAATTAGTGATCTACTGTAGGAGGAAAGGATATGAGTTCTCCTCAAGAGTGTAATCGTGCAAACATGTAACTGTATAGAAACATCCTGACACTAAATCATAATACATTGTGTCATAACATTAGTAGTCATTAGGAGAGGTGATCCAGATAATCTAATTTCTGCTTCTTGTTTCCTTCCAGACTGCAATGAATCTTTTATATTTAGCCCTCATAGGACATGGGCTGTCACTGACCTCCCTCTTCATCTCCCTTGGAATATTCTTCCATTTCAAGTGAGCAAACATACTTCATCTTAACATGCTTTATAGACCGATGATTCTTATCCCTCGCATAAATCACTAGCATGGTGGTGTAATTTCATCTATCTCTTCTTGCAGGAGTTTGAGTTGCCAAAGGATCACCCTTCACAAAaacctcttcttttcttttgttctgaaCTCTGTCATCACCATCATTTGGTTGACAGCAGTGGCAAACAACCAGGAGCTGGTGCAGAGGAATCCAGTgagtttatgtatttatttatattttttattatcaattttaattcattttagaATCAAATCATATATTTCTCTACAAGTTCAACGTGAACTATTTCTTTTGTCATCctattttccatatttaaacataaatcaGGTGAAACGCTGCTCCAGTGACTGCTCTCTTGGTGATGGGGACTTTGATTAAATTCTAGAGTGCTATAACAgctattattttattaatttcacaTAACTGTGAACTGCACAGAACAATCATACAATCAGAGAAAAAGATTGTCACAGTCACTATCTACATTCATTATGTACATATGTTTCTTCCTCAGACGAGCTGTAAAGTGTCCCAGTTCATTCATCTGTACCTGTTTGGCTGCAATTACTTCTGGATGCTGTGTGAGGGAATATACCTACACACTCTCATCGTGGTGGCCGTGTTTGCTGAGAAGCAGCACCTCATGTGGTACTATCTTCTGGGCTGGGGTATGTAAGAGATAATGCCCAACtagtaatatacagtattccACGATTGTAATAAATAGCAATTATCTGAAAGTAATTTGACAGCAACTCAGCTCTTCAAACACTAAAATAATGAAGCACAATAACAGCTATGTAAGGTTTTCAGACTGCAAGATCTTATGtcttaaataatttcaattttctttaatttttttgcaggCTTTCCTCTCATTCCGGCCTCCATACATGCTGTTGCTCGAAGTTACTACTACAATGACAAGTAAGCACCCGATCACATTCTCTATTAGAGTTAATACTACAACTTGTACCAAATCTATAAAAtctattaaagaaaaaacaattatatattttgaagGTAGAATATGTAAATAGGCTCACATCAAAAAGTGACATTCGCGCGTCCTTTCAAAACGAGTGGCTGAAAGCTTGGTGACTTAGTGACTGCTTGCATAGCTAGTTGGTGAAGGGGTGAGCTAACCGCTAACTCATAAGCTCGGCAATAAAGCTCCCTGAGCTTCTTTCtatttcctctcttctgttctGTTTACTTCCCTCTGGTATTTTGGTCACCATTGCACAccattttgttcaataaaaaagttactgaaaagggaaaataaaactttcagcCAAAGAGCTTACTCACAGCCAGTTCGCAAAGTcgttagcttgttagcttagctcgTTTGCTAACGGGacaataaattcagtttattcaCAGTTTACTTAGAATGCGTATTTGTACCATCAACTCCTATCATAACTTTCCATAAAGGACTGCCCTTTTGGTGAAACAGTTTTTACTCCCacagaggaggttaaataaaactggGTGGTGCGACACAGCTAATAAGGAACCGTAAACAGCTTTCTCTACTTTGGACTCTCTGGCTTTCCATCCtaggtcagcactgtcaaaatGTTGCATAAAGTTGAACTTTATAGGAAACATTTGCTCAGATTAATTTTGCTTCCTCAAGCGGATCCTCTGATTGTGGTGATTGCATTTGAACAAACAGGTTTTGCCGTTTTAAATCCTGGTGTCGCCAGGCCTTAACGCTAATATCTAACAAGAACAACTGAAATCCTGcctaaaatgtgtttacaaagtACGATGCAGTTAATTAGGCCAATATAGGATTTATATATTCTGTTGGTAAAGATAGTAAAATGATCTGCTGTAACCTATCTGATAGCTTTTCTCATGATTTCTCCTAAGCTGTTCGTGCAGATTCATTTATCAGAACACCCATTGAGCTATCATGTGATGCACTGACACTGTTGTGtaaacttttctcttttgtcctcCCCTCAACTGTAGCTGTTGGATAAGCTCCAAAACATCGCTACTCTACATCATCCATGGTCCCATCTGTGCTGCTCTTTTGGTAAGAGGGTTGAGTCTCTTTCCTGACACCAATCAATTACAGCAAAGTAAATCACAATAATATTGATTTAGTAAAATAAACCAACTAATTTGTTCCATATTTCACTCGGtgcactgtttttattgtgcaaTGAGCAGCAATAAGCTGCTTTTGTCTTCTTCTGAGTGGACACTGTGGGGGGCCTGTGAGCAGGACACAGTTTCATAGCATGCATAATTGTGTTTATCTTGTGAAATCAATGCATCTGCCCCTCTGAGAATCTGCCCACTGGTCCCCAGGCCCATGTTGTATTCCAGGAATTCACCCAATCAACACAGCCAGACATGCTTCACAGAAATCTGGTCCCTTAAGAGTCTCTTAAGACTCAATGTTCCGCCTCAAACAACCTTTACAACAGTTTGTTCAGGTTTCAAGTACAAAGAGCTTGGTGTAGTTCTGCTCatcatggatttttttgtttaaacctTAATTGTACAGTTTAGGATCTGAATTATGTAGCAATTAACTgttatggtttcattttaaaatagtaAGAGTAAAAGTTATGGTGTGTCAGGTGTACCAAAATCgtcacagcaaatatttagGACATAGACTATGTGGCTGAAACATGTATAGTTTTTTAGTGGGACTGCCATAAATACCAATCCTCTACCATCCTGTTCTTCATACTGTAGCTTTACACCTTTGGCTTTTACTGTCTATCTGAGGTATATTTCTGTGGTAAGGTAAAATTCattggaatatatttttaaggTATTAAGAAGGTGAATTTACAACCTATCCTAAGTAAGTCTTAAACCAGCTGACATATTGAtatcctctctgctgctcccaaGGTCAATTTGTTCTTTCTGTTGAACATCGTGCGGGTGCTCATCACCAAACTGAAGGTGACCCATCAAGCGGAGTCGAGTCTCTACATGAAAGCAGTGAGAGCCACCCTTATCCTGGTGCCTCTTCTGGGAATTCAGTATGTGCTACTTCCCTACAAGCCAGAAGGACGGGTCTCCTCTGAAATATATGACTACATCATGCACATACTAATGCATTACCAGGTGAGATGATAGTCAGCGGTGAATGTGAAGGTTTGAGTTATGTGGTGTTTTGTTCAGTCAAAACCATGCCTAAACTACACGATTCCAGATGTGTTTTAGATGTGGCTGAGTGATTGAGCTTCTTAGAACCTTTCCATTAAAAAAGTACATAAACTGGGCATGCATTTAAACAGCATGACAAAATGTCATGCTGTTTAAATGCATGCTCAGTGTATATTTTTAGAATGGTATTCAAAGTTTACTGTCTGTTGCATGCACTGCAATGTTCCTGtgcactgtctgtgtttgtgtcctgttATCCTTGTAACatttatatcatatattatgAAACCTGATAACATGTTAGTGTCTCTCTCTTCCAATATAGAGACATATACTAAATGAACTGTGGCCTGGACATAAACCTCCTTATTTTCTAGTGAAAGCCAAACATCAGCCCCTGACGAAACTTTGTTTATGTTGTAGCCCAGTGAAGAACAGCAGGAAGGAAGGCATGAATTAGCTCAGCTGAAATCAATGGATGTTGATGCGAGGTGTTATCTGTTCATCTTGGGCTGTCCCAGCATGGGCAGTCCAGGGAGAACATCTTGACCAACAGTCTGAATCAGTCTGCTCTCAAAATTAGTTCAGTTTGAGACCTTAAGCTATCATCTACAAACAACTGACTACTGATGCTACTGAtgttatctttctttttcatgtgattctttttttttttcattccaggGTCTGCTGGTGGCcaccattttctgctttttcaacGGAGAAGTAAGATGGGGTTCTTACCCCAAAgctgcatgcacacatacacacacttatcaTTTCCCCTTTGTGATCAGGGATACACTAGGCAACTTCCTCTGCATTACCATTAGAGCAGGATGGTGGAGTAGGCTTATGTCCAGACATGCACTGTCGCAGGGCCTTGCTGGAGATTAAAGACTATTTACTGTTGGCAAGCAGCCAACTGAGTACACTGATTTCTACCAATTATGCAGTCGATTGATCTGCATACAAAATAGCCTGTTTTTGCCTAAAGTTAGTTTCTTACAAGAGCCAATGAATAACTCCTCTTTAAGTTGGGAAGAACAGGAGTTAACAAATAATAAGGTCTGCATAAAACCTCTTATAACGATCCTGAGCTCATTATATGCCCAAAGAAACAGCGACAttgttatgtacagtatacgCAGGAACATATGGCAAATGAAATGTATGCTTTGATCAAAACCGCTGTCAAAAAGTGCATCAGAGAGAATTCACAGCAAAGGGAGGTAGACTGAAGACATGTAATCAAAACCACATGACAACATGAGTCCAAAAgcttcaaatgtatttaatgttgaacatttacagtatatccagGTTGTTTTCAATCGGACacattctttctttaaaaaaaaaacagcgtgtCAGGAGGATTTGAGTAAAATAAAGTGAGAACAAACGAACTAccatttttaaaggaatagttctacattttggggaatatgcttatttcctttctttcaagATTAGATCAATATCAATTTCCTGTCTGTGAGTTGTGTAATGAGCTGCAGTCATGATGTGGCCTCGCTTGGCATAAAGGCTGGAGTTTCCGAAGTTAAAGAATACACTCGTTAATTACCAtctcatctgtttattttgtacCAAAACTGACAATCTGTGGTTTCAGAGGGAGTTGTGCTTGATTTTCATGGAATATTTACTGACAGCTGTTTATCCATCTGCCCAGCCCTTCTGCAGAATCTCTGGCATGATGCTCTGTATGCATGGTATGATGGTACCAAACCTGGCAAGATTACAATGAAAGCACAACTTCAGGTCTTCAGGCCACTGTGCCCAGCTCTTGTTCAACAAGAAATAGCTACAGCATGTAAAGcccccacaaaaacaaaactgttgccCCCTGCTTCCAGCTTTATGCTAGGTTAACCATGTCTTACCTCTAGCTCCATActtaacacatactgtagacgTAGGAATGATATGGCATTCAGAGATTGAGATGACAACATATGCACAGtctcatgtatgtgtgttaattacAGAACAGGAGACAGGGGGctcttagcttagcttatctcAGTATTAAGACACTGGAAACTTGGGAGACaattagcctggctctgtccaaagtttaaaatttCACCTGGCGGTTGTTCACCAATGAGTTCTTGGGATCTTGTcttcacagtgaagttgaccgGCAACCAGCCAAGACACTTCACAGAAAAACTGGGTGGATGGAAAAACACTGTTAGAATAGTTAAACTACGCAAATCCCTCTAATACCACATtgtcatttttgacatttctgttcGTGTAAAGTGTACAAAACAGGATATGgtgtgtgtttcccaaaatgctgaacttttattttcaatacACAAATTGTAGTTTTATGTCAACTAATGAATCCTGTGCAGTCCcattaaaatcttaaatgtGGTTTCTCTGGTTAGGTCCAAGCAGTTCTGAGGAGGCACTGGAACCAGTATAATATCCAGTTTGGAAGCAGCATAGGAAACCACTCAGATGCCCTGCGCTCAGCCTCCTACACGGCTTCCTCCATCACAGAGGTGCAGGGCTGCTACAGCATTGACAGCCACACAGAACACATGAATGGCAAGGGCTGCCATGAGGCAGACGCTTCACTTTTCAAATCAGACAGCCCCTTTGCCTGACAGCGACACTCCTCTCAAACTCTATCCATCCCATCCCAcaattaaaaactgcagcatGTTTGGAGCTCCATGGCAACCAGGAAACTTGCCTCTTCCTAAAGATACAATGTCAGAAgaagtgagagaggaaaaggtcTGTATACACAGGTTCTCACCCAACTGAAGGAAACTGTCACCTCTCTGTCACACCGACACAGGCCCTTTAACAGTACTGTAGGGTGAGCTCGATACAGCTATTCCAGCACCGTCTTTTGTCTAAAATTTTCAACTGAACTGCTTCACTTGGACTAAGATGCATTCTGATAATCACAATATTGTTGCAATCTCTCTGCCCaacaacattgtttttaaatggatgaaTATTAACTGCTTGACTATCCTTTTTGGGTCATGTCATGCACATAATGCCTTTGGTTACACTGTAAATTGTTTTGACATGGTTAGTGCCAAACCTAGAAATCCTGCCTGCctcatttcttttatattttcaatacAGAATCAGAGCAGAGTCAGGACATCTAACAGGTGCATAATAATATATTACTGCTATATAAtatctttcacattttaaacttaatttatcagaacaaattcttgtttattaaatgaaaatagaataaatacCACACAGTATTTATTAAAGCTGAAGCTAGATAAAGTTGTGctacattttctcaaaatttgtCAATTAAATACCAATATGACTTGTTGCCAGCTTCACTTAaactttaaaatcatttcttgtttgtttcagtgtttgtttctaCGTGTACAGTTAATGCAGATGACGGTAGGAATCATACCATTAGCTCGCACGCTTCATCTTTGGGGATTTTCAGATGTCATCATGCTAATGTTTTGAGCGTGTTTACTTTAAGTGATCCTTACTGACACATGTATCCTTTAAACCACGTGGTAGGTTGTAACATGATATTATCACAGAGAAGCCATCATGAAATCACATGTACTCCAAAATATGCTCATTATACTTGAATGTAACGGTTTAGTTTAAAGACCTGGCTCTGTTGAACATAAATGCATCACATTTCCATTCACTGCTGTCTTTAGCCTTATTCTAGTCAAATTACTTGGATATAACTGAGATGTAAGCATGACTGGCagttcagaccaaaaacagcactgtgttaaaaaatgaaggggGCTAGATTAGTGAGGGCGTGCTGTTTCAGGTACTGGTGGGTAGATTAAATTTGA
This window contains:
- the calcrla gene encoding calcitonin gene-related peptide type 1 receptor, with product MAKKKMDSIGQSWMVALILLCHLTKFFVKASLEVNETQHQHPTNVYHDMGLTRNKIVTAQFECYQKIMKDNTYSSQEPMCNRTWDGWLCWDDTKAGVMSEQHCPDYFQDFDPSEMVTKICTDSGHWFLHPESNRTWTNYTRCNEHTNEGRVTAMNLLYLALIGHGLSLTSLFISLGIFFHFKSLSCQRITLHKNLFFSFVLNSVITIIWLTAVANNQELVQRNPTSCKVSQFIHLYLFGCNYFWMLCEGIYLHTLIVVAVFAEKQHLMWYYLLGWGFPLIPASIHAVARSYYYNDNCWISSKTSLLYIIHGPICAALLVNLFFLLNIVRVLITKLKVTHQAESSLYMKAVRATLILVPLLGIQYVLLPYKPEGRVSSEIYDYIMHILMHYQGLLVATIFCFFNGEVQAVLRRHWNQYNIQFGSSIGNHSDALRSASYTASSITEVQGCYSIDSHTEHMNGKGCHEADASLFKSDSPFA